A DNA window from Streptomyces sp. CA-278952 contains the following coding sequences:
- a CDS encoding LuxR family transcriptional regulator has product MDTEVIALSDEARALYIGLLRQDGVERGPSRGPGEEAVSGGGAAQELVALGLVARSELGPQRLSVVDPQIVEARMGSALRSKALLLLEQAADLSEFLSPLIAVAQESAVAHSGEPIVHLEGKAVISAFISSTVNQCGEELLTAQPGGGRAKATLSAIRAETASLLDRGVSVRTLYQHTAWHDGPTRDYVSDMTELGAEVRTLDEFFDRLVIADRRIAFIPADAGRDRAVIIRDPAIVRFLSDVFDRNWLRAKVFMGSRTPQESMEISSALRETIIRCLVDGDSDSEIAKRIGLSTRAYASHLAKLKEEFGVETRFQLGYSLALRGRGDA; this is encoded by the coding sequence GTGGACACGGAAGTCATCGCTCTGAGTGATGAAGCCCGTGCCCTGTACATCGGACTGCTGAGGCAGGACGGGGTGGAGCGGGGTCCGTCCCGGGGGCCCGGGGAGGAGGCGGTGAGCGGTGGCGGGGCGGCGCAGGAACTGGTCGCCCTGGGGCTGGTGGCCCGCTCCGAACTGGGTCCCCAGCGGCTCAGCGTGGTGGATCCCCAGATCGTCGAGGCGCGTATGGGTTCCGCGTTGCGGTCGAAGGCGCTGCTTCTGCTGGAGCAGGCGGCCGACCTTTCGGAATTTCTCAGTCCGCTTATCGCGGTTGCCCAGGAATCCGCCGTTGCGCATTCCGGTGAGCCAATTGTCCACCTCGAGGGGAAGGCGGTGATCAGCGCCTTCATCAGCAGTACCGTGAATCAGTGCGGCGAGGAACTCCTCACCGCGCAGCCGGGTGGCGGCCGGGCGAAGGCCACCCTGTCCGCGATACGGGCGGAGACGGCCTCCCTGCTCGACCGGGGAGTATCCGTACGGACGCTGTATCAGCACACGGCCTGGCATGACGGTCCGACCCGGGACTACGTCTCGGATATGACCGAACTCGGGGCGGAGGTGCGGACGTTGGACGAATTCTTCGATCGTCTCGTCATCGCGGACCGACGTATTGCCTTCATCCCCGCGGACGCGGGCAGGGATCGCGCGGTTATCATCCGCGACCCCGCCATCGTCCGTTTCCTGTCGGATGTGTTCGACAGGAATTGGCTGCGCGCCAAGGTGTTCATGGGATCCCGCACCCCGCAGGAGTCCATGGAGATCAGTTCCGCGTTGCGCGAGACCATCATCCGGTGCCTCGTCGACGGAGACAGTGACAGCGAGATAGCCAAGCGGATCGGGTTGAGCACCCGCGCTTACGCCTCGCATCTGGCGAAGCTGAAGGAGGAGTTCGGCGTGGAGACGCGCTTTCAGCTCGGCTACTCCCTGGCCCTGAGGGGGAGGGGCGATGCCTGA
- a CDS encoding type II toxin-antitoxin system VapB family antitoxin produces the protein MVAGSAVGRARVRSCRHEEIVEQAMRVYGARTKAAAVRAAMQEGVRLRLRRELFDALDDGEFDDVFAEIRSQTGPRNPDGSLKREDGASAA, from the coding sequence ATCGTCGCGGGGAGCGCAGTCGGCCGTGCCCGGGTTCGTTCTTGCCGGCACGAGGAGATCGTCGAGCAGGCGATGCGGGTGTATGGGGCGAGGACGAAGGCCGCCGCAGTGCGGGCGGCCATGCAGGAGGGGGTGAGGCTGCGGCTGCGCCGGGAGCTGTTCGATGCCCTGGACGATGGTGAGTTTGATGACGTGTTCGCGGAGATCCGGTCGCAGACGGGGCCGCGGAATCCGGACGGCTCGCTTAAGCGCGAAGACGGGGCTTCGGCGGCGTGA
- a CDS encoding DUF6542 domain-containing protein — protein MYRVRVRSVPPVVLALRRFPNPRLTGIGAGLFAALTMFVLACVDRLLFDSSELVFGLLFLPVSALTALWVRPADLVTAPISVPIAFAVGVFPISGGSEGFGGQTMGLVTALAVHAGWLYGGTLVAGLIASVRKVRHMRARRRYVLAQGRGAAPEREPRAAAGAAAAKPVQAGASGAGAVARPPQRP, from the coding sequence GTGTACCGGGTACGGGTGCGCAGCGTGCCGCCCGTGGTTCTCGCGTTGCGGCGGTTCCCCAACCCCCGGCTCACCGGGATCGGGGCCGGGCTGTTCGCCGCCCTCACCATGTTCGTGCTCGCCTGCGTCGACCGGCTGCTGTTCGACAGCTCGGAGCTCGTCTTCGGGCTGCTCTTCCTGCCCGTCAGCGCTCTGACCGCCCTCTGGGTCCGGCCCGCCGACCTGGTCACCGCGCCGATCAGCGTGCCCATCGCCTTCGCCGTCGGAGTGTTCCCGATTTCCGGGGGGTCCGAAGGGTTCGGCGGGCAGACCATGGGCCTCGTCACCGCCCTCGCCGTGCACGCCGGCTGGCTGTACGGCGGGACGCTGGTCGCGGGGCTCATCGCCTCCGTACGCAAGGTGCGCCACATGCGGGCCCGGCGACGGTACGTGCTGGCGCAGGGGCGTGGCGCCGCACCCGAGCGGGAGCCCCGGGCCGCCGCCGGGGCCGCGGCGGCGAAGCCCGTACAGGCCGGGGCGAGCGGAGCGGGCGCGGTGGCCCGTCCTCCTCAGCGGCCCTGA
- the ychF gene encoding redox-regulated ATPase YchF, which produces MSLTIGIVGLPNVGKSTLFNALTKNDVLAANYPFATIEPNVGVVGVPDPRLNKLAEIFSSQRLLPATVDFVDIAGIVRGASEGEGLGNKFLANIRESDAICQVIRAFKDENVVHVDGKVSPKDDIETINTELILADLQSVEKAVPRLTKESRLQKEKVAVLAAVEEAQKILESGQTLFAAGITAATEKGRLLHELHLLTVKPFLYVFNVDEDELVDEDFKNEQRALVAPAEAIFLNAKIESELIELDDDEALELLQSMGQEEPGLATLGRVGFETLGLQTYLTAGPKEARAWTIKKGATAPEAAGVIHTDFQKGFIKAEIVSFADLVETGSVAEARAKGKARMEGKDYVMQDGDVVEFRFNV; this is translated from the coding sequence GTGTCGCTCACGATCGGAATCGTCGGTCTGCCGAATGTCGGCAAGTCGACCCTGTTCAACGCCCTGACCAAGAACGACGTGCTGGCGGCCAACTACCCGTTCGCCACGATCGAGCCGAACGTCGGCGTGGTCGGCGTCCCGGACCCGCGCCTGAACAAGCTCGCGGAGATCTTCAGCTCCCAGCGGCTCCTCCCGGCGACGGTGGACTTCGTCGACATCGCCGGCATCGTCCGGGGCGCTTCGGAGGGCGAGGGCCTGGGCAACAAGTTCCTCGCGAACATCCGCGAGTCCGACGCGATCTGCCAGGTCATCCGGGCCTTCAAGGACGAGAACGTCGTCCACGTCGACGGCAAGGTCTCGCCGAAGGACGACATCGAGACGATCAACACCGAGCTGATCCTCGCCGACCTCCAGTCCGTCGAGAAGGCCGTCCCCCGCCTGACGAAGGAATCCCGCCTCCAGAAGGAGAAGGTCGCGGTCCTCGCCGCGGTCGAGGAGGCCCAGAAGATCCTGGAATCCGGCCAGACCCTGTTCGCCGCGGGCATCACGGCGGCCACCGAGAAGGGCCGGCTCCTCCACGAGCTGCACCTGCTCACCGTCAAGCCGTTCCTGTACGTCTTCAACGTCGACGAGGACGAACTGGTCGACGAGGACTTCAAGAACGAGCAGCGCGCCCTGGTCGCCCCCGCCGAGGCGATCTTCCTGAACGCCAAGATCGAGTCCGAGCTGATCGAGCTCGACGACGACGAGGCGCTCGAACTGCTCCAGTCCATGGGCCAGGAAGAGCCCGGCCTCGCCACCCTCGGCCGCGTCGGCTTCGAGACCCTGGGCCTCCAGACCTACCTCACGGCAGGCCCGAAGGAAGCCCGCGCGTGGACCATCAAGAAGGGCGCCACGGCCCCGGAGGCGGCCGGTGTGATCCACACCGACTTCCAGAAGGGCTTCATCAAGGCGGAGATCGTCTCCTTCGCCGACCTGGTGGAGACCGGCTCGGTCGCCGAGGCCCGCGCCAAGGGCAAGGCCCGCATGGAGGGCAAGGACTACGTCATGCAGGACGGGGACGTGGTGGAGTTCCGCTTCAACGTCTGA
- a CDS encoding alpha/beta fold hydrolase produces the protein MRSASATPSGDRIRWVELPGAEPSRVYVHGLGATSPAYFAESAAHPLLAGRRSLLIDMLGFGISDRPGDFAYTLDAHADALAAALEAADVVGAELIAHSMGGSVAIVLATRHPHLVSRLVLVDANLDPVTPAPGPGSAGIARFTEEEFLAGGWQEVRDAVGAHWWSTMRLAGLEALHRSAVHLARGGVPPLRTLLTDLRIPRTYVLPESIGPLRGAELLEAAGVRVVAIPDCGHNIMLDNHEAFARATAEALAA, from the coding sequence GTGCGTAGCGCCAGTGCGACACCTAGCGGTGACCGGATACGGTGGGTCGAGTTGCCGGGGGCGGAGCCCTCCCGCGTCTACGTGCACGGGCTCGGCGCCACCTCACCCGCCTACTTCGCGGAAAGCGCGGCGCACCCCCTGCTCGCGGGGCGCCGCTCTCTCCTGATCGACATGCTCGGATTCGGGATCAGCGACCGCCCGGGCGACTTCGCCTACACACTCGACGCGCACGCCGACGCGCTCGCCGCGGCGCTGGAGGCCGCCGACGTGGTGGGGGCCGAGCTGATCGCGCACAGCATGGGCGGCTCGGTGGCCATCGTCCTGGCCACCCGACACCCGCACCTGGTCTCCCGACTCGTCCTCGTGGACGCCAATCTCGACCCGGTCACCCCCGCCCCGGGCCCGGGCAGCGCGGGCATCGCCCGTTTCACGGAGGAGGAGTTCCTGGCGGGCGGCTGGCAGGAGGTCCGGGATGCCGTCGGCGCCCACTGGTGGTCCACGATGCGCCTGGCGGGCCTGGAGGCCCTGCACCGCAGCGCGGTCCACCTCGCACGCGGCGGTGTCCCGCCCCTGCGAACACTGCTCACCGACCTGCGGATCCCGCGCACCTATGTGCTGCCCGAAAGCATCGGCCCGCTGCGCGGAGCGGAGCTGCTCGAAGCGGCGGGCGTGAGAGTGGTAGCGATTCCCGACTGCGGGCACAACATCATGCTGGACAACCACGAGGCGTTCGCCCGCGCCACGGCGGAGGCGCTCGCGGCATAG
- a CDS encoding uracil-xanthine permease family protein, with amino-acid sequence MPDERLSWPRTLGFGAQHVVAMFGATFVFPVVMGLDPNLAILMSGVATIIFLLVVQGKIPSYLGTSASFVGAVAAIKAAGGSTATVTGAILVAGLVLALVGVLVHLAGPTAVNRVFPPVVSGAVVLLIGLNLAPVVADIYWPQDQWVALTTMTAVIAAGVLLRGFWGRLAVFIGLVLGFALSWVLDRVSGPITAADPTGKVTEHVRVDLTGVSSADWFGLPTLHAPTFTTSAILLVLPGVIALVAENTGHVKAVGEMTGADLDRSLGRAIFADGLATAVASSVGGAPTTTYAENIGVMAATRVYSTAAYWMAAITALLFGLCPKFGALIAATPGGVLGGITVVLYGMIGLLGVRIWIKAGVDFAVPANLVPISAGLIVGIGGVSIQVTDGFSVSGIALGTVVTVVGYHAMALARRRPPARPVDVPAVPPPYATTATEPAPTPAPTPAKERISA; translated from the coding sequence ATGCCCGACGAACGGCTGTCCTGGCCCCGCACACTGGGCTTCGGAGCCCAGCACGTGGTGGCGATGTTCGGCGCGACCTTCGTCTTCCCGGTGGTCATGGGGCTCGACCCGAACCTGGCCATCCTGATGTCCGGTGTCGCCACGATCATCTTCCTGCTCGTCGTCCAGGGCAAGATCCCCAGCTACCTCGGCACCAGCGCGTCGTTCGTCGGCGCCGTCGCGGCCATCAAGGCGGCCGGAGGCAGCACGGCCACCGTCACCGGCGCCATCCTGGTCGCCGGCCTGGTGCTCGCCCTCGTCGGCGTACTGGTCCACCTCGCCGGGCCGACGGCGGTCAACCGCGTGTTCCCGCCCGTGGTCAGCGGCGCGGTGGTCCTGCTCATCGGGCTCAACCTGGCTCCGGTGGTGGCCGACATCTACTGGCCGCAGGACCAGTGGGTGGCGCTGACGACCATGACCGCGGTCATCGCGGCCGGTGTGCTGCTGCGCGGCTTCTGGGGCAGGTTGGCCGTGTTCATCGGCCTCGTCCTGGGCTTCGCCCTGTCGTGGGTACTGGACCGGGTCTCGGGTCCGATCACCGCCGCCGACCCGACCGGGAAGGTCACCGAGCACGTCCGGGTGGACCTCACGGGCGTCTCGTCCGCCGACTGGTTCGGTCTCCCCACTCTGCACGCGCCGACCTTCACCACCTCGGCGATCCTGCTCGTCCTGCCCGGAGTGATAGCGCTCGTCGCGGAGAACACCGGCCATGTCAAAGCGGTCGGCGAGATGACGGGTGCCGACCTGGACCGGAGCCTGGGCAGAGCGATCTTCGCGGACGGCCTGGCCACCGCTGTCGCCTCCTCCGTGGGAGGTGCGCCGACGACGACCTACGCCGAGAACATCGGGGTGATGGCGGCCACGCGGGTGTACTCGACCGCCGCCTACTGGATGGCCGCGATCACCGCTCTGCTGTTCGGTCTCTGCCCCAAGTTCGGCGCGCTCATCGCCGCGACCCCCGGTGGAGTGCTCGGCGGCATCACCGTCGTGCTCTACGGCATGATCGGACTGCTCGGCGTCAGGATCTGGATCAAGGCGGGCGTGGACTTCGCCGTCCCGGCGAACCTCGTCCCCATCTCAGCGGGTCTGATCGTCGGCATCGGAGGGGTGTCGATCCAGGTGACCGACGGCTTCTCCGTCAGTGGCATCGCGCTCGGCACCGTGGTGACCGTGGTCGGCTATCACGCGATGGCCCTGGCTCGACGCAGGCCCCCCGCTCGACCGGTGGACGTCCCGGCCGTACCGCCGCCGTACGCGACCACGGCTACCGAACCCGCCCCCACCCCCGCCCCCACCCCCGCAAAGGAAAGGATCTCCGCCTGA
- a CDS encoding ATP-grasp domain-containing protein, with amino-acid sequence MRNTVLVIGSGYQEFRQYVLKGLAHHCDVLLLNRGEVDWQLPFVTDHRVADLDDPEAVGEAVRDLVHGRTVAGVLTWEEKLVVLAATVGAELGVPTMPVEAAQACRDKAVQRTVFAAQNVPSARFQLVSTAQEALRAASELGYPVVVKPRAQAASIGVQVVRSEADLRAAVTLAQDSEFSSVVDRQVLIEEFLVGEEISVDSWVLDGEVHPYVTALKRTGYPPFFEEVGHVAGPVLDPATRRAVRDVVERANLALGVDRSLTHTELMLTADGPKVIEVNGRLGGELIPYLAELSAPGLSAGEIAASVACGSAPRSVRPTDQLVGIQFLYPQRDLVLDGISVAGELADSAWLRTVRQVREPGAQLRLPPREFLGRAGFGIVVGDDVPTVDRRLAQVAAQVTVSGHPLG; translated from the coding sequence GTGCGCAACACCGTGCTCGTCATCGGATCCGGCTACCAGGAGTTCCGGCAGTACGTACTCAAGGGGCTGGCGCACCACTGCGACGTGCTGCTCCTCAACCGCGGCGAGGTGGACTGGCAGCTTCCGTTCGTCACCGACCACCGCGTCGCCGACCTCGACGACCCCGAGGCCGTCGGTGAGGCGGTCCGTGACCTCGTACACGGACGCACCGTGGCGGGCGTGCTCACCTGGGAGGAGAAGCTCGTCGTGCTCGCCGCCACGGTCGGCGCCGAACTGGGTGTGCCCACCATGCCCGTCGAGGCCGCACAAGCCTGCCGGGACAAGGCCGTGCAGCGGACCGTCTTCGCCGCCCAGAACGTGCCGTCCGCCAGGTTCCAGCTGGTCTCCACCGCACAGGAGGCGCTCCGGGCCGCGTCGGAGCTCGGCTACCCGGTGGTCGTCAAGCCCCGCGCCCAGGCAGCCAGCATCGGTGTGCAGGTGGTGCGTTCGGAGGCCGATCTGCGCGCCGCGGTGACCCTGGCCCAGGACTCGGAGTTCAGCTCGGTCGTCGACCGGCAGGTGCTCATCGAGGAGTTCCTGGTCGGCGAGGAGATCAGCGTCGACAGCTGGGTGCTCGACGGCGAGGTGCACCCGTACGTCACCGCTCTCAAGCGGACGGGCTACCCGCCCTTCTTCGAAGAGGTCGGACACGTCGCGGGCCCGGTGCTGGATCCGGCGACGCGGCGTGCCGTACGGGATGTGGTGGAACGGGCCAACCTGGCCCTCGGAGTGGACCGGTCCCTGACCCACACCGAGCTGATGCTCACCGCCGACGGCCCCAAGGTCATCGAGGTGAACGGCCGGCTCGGCGGCGAACTGATCCCCTACCTCGCGGAGCTGTCCGCGCCAGGTCTCTCCGCCGGGGAGATCGCCGCCTCCGTGGCCTGCGGCTCCGCTCCGCGATCCGTGCGGCCCACCGACCAACTGGTGGGCATCCAGTTCCTCTACCCACAGCGGGACCTGGTGCTGGACGGCATCAGCGTGGCGGGCGAGCTCGCCGACTCCGCGTGGCTGCGCACCGTACGGCAGGTCCGCGAACCGGGCGCACAGCTCCGTCTCCCGCCCCGTGAGTTCCTGGGCCGGGCCGGGTTCGGGATCGTGGTGGGCGACGACGTGCCGACCGTGGACCGGCGGCTGGCCCAGGTGGCGGCCCAGGTCACGGTCAGCGGCCACCCGCTGGGATGA